A portion of the Natronococcus sp. AD-5 genome contains these proteins:
- a CDS encoding ABC transporter ATP-binding protein gives MSNVRLSEVTKIYDDLTAVENVDLKVEDGEFLVMVGPSGCGKSTTLRMIAGLEQITDGTIEIGETVVNGVRPQDRNIAMVFQNYALYPHMTVRKNMSFSLELADEWSQEEIDNRVEEVAELLEIAELLDQYPKQLSGGQQQRVALGRSIVRDPDVFLMDEPLSNLDAKLRTQMRTELQRIQEELDVTTIYVTHDQTEAMTMGDRIVILNDGELQQVSPPEECYHRPNNKFVAGFIGSPSMNFFDITVRSTEDGCAIDAEGFATTLPLDIAAGEYTLGVRPEDFTLAHDDGHFEAIVDVVEPMGADNYLYLRLEESDTEIIARVDDEIRPDRGDCVMLDFDATDVHLFDTDGQRVPVENESATIPDAV, from the coding sequence ATGAGCAATGTGCGACTGTCGGAAGTAACAAAAATATATGACGACTTGACGGCCGTCGAAAACGTCGATCTAAAGGTTGAAGACGGTGAATTCCTCGTCATGGTCGGCCCGTCCGGTTGTGGGAAGTCGACGACGCTCCGAATGATCGCTGGCCTAGAGCAGATCACGGACGGCACGATCGAGATCGGAGAGACGGTCGTTAACGGTGTTCGACCACAGGATCGGAATATTGCGATGGTCTTCCAGAATTATGCGTTGTATCCGCATATGACCGTCCGGAAGAACATGTCCTTTAGTCTCGAGCTCGCCGACGAGTGGAGTCAGGAAGAAATCGACAACCGCGTTGAAGAGGTTGCAGAACTCCTCGAAATTGCAGAACTTCTCGACCAGTACCCGAAACAACTCTCTGGAGGACAACAACAGCGTGTCGCGCTTGGACGTTCGATTGTGCGCGATCCGGATGTCTTCCTCATGGACGAACCGCTGAGCAACTTGGACGCAAAACTCCGCACCCAGATGCGGACAGAACTGCAGCGCATCCAAGAGGAACTGGACGTCACGACGATATACGTCACGCACGACCAGACGGAAGCGATGACGATGGGCGACCGAATTGTGATCCTTAACGATGGCGAACTCCAGCAGGTATCGCCGCCAGAGGAGTGTTATCACCGGCCGAACAACAAGTTTGTTGCCGGATTCATCGGCTCGCCGAGCATGAACTTCTTCGACATTACTGTCAGGAGCACCGAAGATGGGTGCGCGATCGATGCAGAGGGATTCGCTACGACGCTTCCGCTTGACATTGCTGCCGGAGAGTATACCCTCGGAGTACGACCGGAAGACTTTACGCTCGCTCACGACGATGGCCATTTCGAGGCTATCGTCGACGTTGTCGAACCGATGGGTGCTGACAATTATCTTTACCTCCGACTTGAGGAGAGCGATACCGAGATAATTGCCCGTGTCGACGACGAGATACGCCCAGACCGGGGTGACTGTGTTATGCTCGATTTCGATGCGACTGATGTCCATCTCTTTGATACGGATGGACAACGTGTACCTGTAGAAAACGAATCGGCCACGATACCGGATGCGGTGTGA
- a CDS encoding creatininase family protein, giving the protein MLYETIGTTTCEWAGKPYAEIQAIGDSDGSVLAIPVGSIEQHGHHLPVSTDTLLVDAVTHGGADRIADEIPILVTPPVWSGYSPHHLSLGGTLSLDFEQLQAILEDLAYTGIENGFDAVIFVNGHGGNMPLIDTVVSTVGCRTDVEVLGGTYFQFAIDKIDDLRESQTGGMAHGGEFETSLMLYLRSDLVADPSEYDAELWDEPYEWGGSDLLEGGPLSVYRPFEAYSESGAIGAPEYANKEKGEQIYHVITNELAALFTAIHEENV; this is encoded by the coding sequence ATGCTTTACGAAACAATCGGAACCACGACCTGTGAATGGGCGGGAAAACCATACGCGGAAATCCAGGCTATCGGGGACAGTGACGGATCGGTACTCGCTATCCCTGTTGGAAGTATTGAGCAGCATGGCCATCACTTGCCTGTATCGACTGATACCCTCCTCGTCGACGCGGTCACACACGGAGGCGCCGACCGTATCGCTGACGAGATCCCAATTCTGGTGACACCGCCCGTCTGGAGTGGGTATTCACCCCATCATCTCTCGCTCGGCGGGACACTTTCCCTTGACTTCGAACAACTCCAGGCGATCCTGGAGGATCTCGCGTACACTGGGATAGAAAACGGGTTTGACGCTGTCATATTCGTTAACGGCCACGGCGGAAACATGCCGTTGATCGATACGGTCGTGAGCACCGTCGGCTGTAGAACCGACGTCGAAGTACTCGGCGGAACGTACTTTCAGTTCGCGATCGACAAAATCGACGACTTACGCGAAAGCCAAACCGGTGGAATGGCTCACGGCGGAGAATTCGAAACATCACTCATGCTGTACTTGCGGTCGGATCTCGTCGCTGACCCCAGCGAATACGACGCTGAACTCTGGGACGAACCGTACGAATGGGGCGGAAGTGACCTCCTCGAGGGTGGTCCCCTGTCGGTTTATCGGCCCTTCGAAGCGTACTCCGAATCCGGCGCGATCGGCGCACCAGAATACGCGAACAAGGAGAAAGGCGAGCAGATATACCACGTCATCACGAACGAACTCGCAGCGCTGTTCACGGCGATCCACGAGGAGAACGTATAA